One window of Salegentibacter sp. Hel_I_6 genomic DNA carries:
- a CDS encoding DUF4138 domain-containing protein — MKKYILTKAALLVFIFTSAQTQEKLDTIYANDHKNVALFFPEAISQGLTGAAHFVFTYNRDKQQHFGLLQAKSGKESNLLVIGVDGSVFSYILKYKKQLSRLNYFIPEAESIGKEKPVAMVSIKTSNSQKYLSDKEDYYRKFCSYLLSKKQRIGRIKKRKYGIILSVEDIVFNKEQLYFVIKIENRSGLDYDLNFLKLVSETRKKGKKKSLQRLYQDPVFKYKMPTKVRKNKTVKIVYVLPKFSLSKERRAILELNEKDGERNLKLKVSHRLINNPN, encoded by the coding sequence ATGAAAAAGTATATTTTAACCAAGGCTGCTCTACTGGTTTTTATTTTCACCAGTGCACAAACCCAGGAAAAACTGGACACTATCTACGCCAATGATCATAAAAATGTTGCGCTATTTTTTCCCGAAGCGATTAGCCAGGGGCTTACTGGAGCAGCACATTTTGTTTTTACTTATAACCGGGATAAGCAGCAGCACTTTGGGCTCCTACAGGCCAAATCCGGCAAGGAAAGTAACTTATTAGTTATCGGTGTCGATGGTTCTGTCTTCTCCTATATCCTAAAGTATAAAAAACAGCTTTCCCGGCTGAACTATTTTATCCCTGAAGCAGAAAGTATAGGAAAGGAAAAGCCTGTTGCTATGGTTTCTATTAAGACCAGTAATTCACAAAAATACTTAAGCGATAAGGAAGATTATTACCGAAAATTCTGCAGCTACTTGCTTAGTAAGAAACAACGTATTGGCCGGATAAAAAAACGTAAGTACGGTATCATATTAAGTGTTGAGGATATCGTTTTTAATAAGGAGCAGCTCTATTTTGTGATCAAAATTGAGAATAGATCAGGTCTGGATTACGATCTCAATTTCTTAAAATTGGTCAGTGAAACACGCAAAAAGGGAAAGAAGAAATCCCTGCAGCGTTTATACCAGGATCCGGTTTTTAAATACAAGATGCCGACCAAGGTTCGAAAAAATAAAACTGTAAAAATAGTTTATGTACTGCCAAAGTTTTCATTGTCTAAAGAAAGGAGGGCGATTTTGGAGCTCAATGAAAAAGACGGGGAACGAAATTTAAAACTAAAGGTATCGCATCGGTTAATTAATAATCCGAATTGA
- a CDS encoding nucleotidyl transferase AbiEii/AbiGii toxin family protein has product MNLHNYKTAFQGAIVATAQHFGISEIYVEKDYWVTLALKEIFTNKSTRQLAVFKGGTSLSKCFGIIERFSEDIDLVVIKEEGESDNSLKRKLKKVTGALEPVMTVIPDHPLENKRGKIRKVVYGYDKVGVAGAFGQIRDHIVVEASSLGKSHPSEIVSVHSMIAAFIATTNNVDLINAYHLEPFKVTALSIERTFCEKIISLIRFSYTENPLEDLKDKVRHTYDIHQLLQRDRISSFLQSDDFEKMLLQVGKDDDKAIPKDKEWLLKHPSQSLFFSQTKMVWKSLSKTYSGSFSELLTGDLPEEREVLKSLMRISVRLKEVKWEI; this is encoded by the coding sequence ATGAATTTACATAATTATAAAACTGCATTTCAGGGAGCTATTGTAGCTACTGCCCAACACTTTGGGATTTCTGAAATCTATGTAGAAAAGGACTATTGGGTTACTTTAGCACTTAAAGAGATTTTTACTAATAAATCAACCAGGCAACTCGCCGTGTTTAAAGGTGGAACATCCCTATCTAAATGCTTTGGCATAATTGAGCGCTTTTCCGAAGATATCGATTTGGTCGTTATAAAAGAGGAGGGGGAATCCGATAATTCCTTAAAGCGAAAACTCAAAAAAGTCACTGGTGCACTGGAACCTGTTATGACTGTTATTCCCGACCATCCTTTAGAAAATAAACGGGGCAAAATTAGAAAAGTGGTTTATGGTTACGATAAAGTAGGCGTGGCGGGTGCCTTTGGCCAGATCCGGGATCATATTGTAGTGGAAGCTTCAAGTCTGGGCAAATCCCATCCATCGGAAATAGTCAGTGTCCATTCCATGATTGCGGCTTTTATTGCCACGACTAATAATGTAGACCTTATCAATGCGTATCACCTGGAACCTTTTAAGGTTACGGCATTAAGTATAGAACGTACATTTTGTGAAAAAATAATAAGCCTGATCAGGTTTTCCTATACTGAAAATCCTTTAGAAGATTTAAAAGATAAGGTTCGCCATACCTATGATATCCATCAACTGCTGCAACGAGATAGAATTTCATCGTTTTTGCAATCAGATGATTTTGAAAAAATGCTGCTGCAAGTAGGTAAAGATGATGATAAGGCCATTCCCAAGGATAAGGAGTGGTTACTGAAACATCCGTCCCAGTCCCTGTTCTTTAGTCAAACAAAGATGGTTTGGAAATCCTTGAGCAAAACTTATTCTGGTTCGTTTAGTGAGTTGCTAACCGGAGACCTTCCCGAAGAGAGGGAGGTTCTAAAATCCCTGATGAGGATTTCGGTAAGGTTAAAAGAAGTGAAATGGGAAATTTAA
- a CDS encoding DUF6088 family protein translates to MNIATSIKSKVDRINTGKVFTYDSLSIPQTEFSAAAKALSRMAARGVIKRYKNGMYYKPKQTIFGEIKPSEEELLYSHLFENGQPMAYITGTRLYNELGLTTQIPTTVRVASWDKVIKTKIGNLVVKPAKSYAPVSKESIPFLQLLDVMKDFKKIPDLDKKKGVNFLKKKIKGLSDTDKIQLVDLAKSYPPKVRALLGALLEALSFNEVSEPLKNTLNYLSKYEFGIPENILPTISNWKIS, encoded by the coding sequence ATGAATATTGCGACATCCATAAAGTCTAAAGTAGATCGTATAAATACCGGAAAGGTATTTACCTATGATAGCTTATCTATTCCCCAAACCGAATTTTCTGCTGCTGCAAAAGCTTTAAGCAGGATGGCTGCCAGGGGTGTGATTAAAAGATATAAAAATGGGATGTATTATAAGCCCAAACAAACTATTTTTGGGGAAATAAAACCAAGTGAGGAAGAATTACTTTATAGTCATCTTTTTGAAAACGGTCAGCCAATGGCATACATAACAGGCACTCGGTTATATAATGAACTTGGCCTTACTACTCAAATCCCTACTACGGTAAGAGTGGCCAGTTGGGATAAGGTGATAAAAACCAAGATAGGAAACCTTGTTGTAAAGCCTGCTAAAAGTTATGCACCTGTATCCAAAGAAAGTATTCCCTTCTTGCAATTACTGGACGTAATGAAGGATTTTAAGAAAATTCCAGATTTGGATAAAAAGAAGGGGGTTAATTTTTTAAAGAAAAAAATCAAAGGGCTTTCCGATACCGATAAAATACAACTAGTTGATCTTGCTAAATCTTATCCTCCCAAAGTAAGGGCATTGTTAGGCGCTCTTCTTGAGGCACTCTCATTTAACGAGGTGAGTGAACCTCTTAAAAACACCCTTAATTATTTAAGTAAGTATGAATTCGGAATACCCGAAAATATATTGCCCACCATTTCAAACTGGAAGATCTCCTGA
- a CDS encoding type IV secretory system conjugative DNA transfer family protein, producing the protein MDIENLFRLLLIIGLVSILFYICFKLINRFAFILNLLLMVVLGIYGGQDNQWIPALLFLGCPLLLINTLMYVFLHKDQDNKKIDRKYQVGFATTKGKFKLENIKRGASVIGSAGSGKTESVVYGFLKHFQKENFCGVIHDYKDFELTEMAYPLFKDREIPFKVISFDKIIHRVNPIALRYLENEESVNEVSRVLVENLLEQRESGTSGTTKFFNDAAEGLIGGLIWKLKTDYPKFCTLPHLIAIYQYLDTDSLIQFLETNTTSRAMADAFISGKDSERQTAGVKSTLANALKRISTQQIFMVLSKDEVPLHINSEQNPSVISVVNNPKYEASYSPVIATIIHTITKQMSVRNSKASFLLMEEAPTLRLLNMHRIPATLRSYDIATIYVMQDKIQNDMMYGDKASKAILSNLSYQFFGKVNDPDTAKYYERFFEIVKKPTTSVNRGYSLDFDTRVTTGEKEIPKIRADVFFRLKQGEFITYADGKDKKIQFKLQKIGRDLPSAKEQKPYSKADLESNFERVYKEARSIFE; encoded by the coding sequence ATGGACATAGAAAACCTTTTTAGATTGCTTCTGATCATCGGGCTGGTAAGCATATTGTTCTATATATGTTTTAAGCTTATCAACCGCTTTGCTTTTATTTTGAATTTATTGCTGATGGTGGTCCTTGGTATTTATGGGGGCCAGGATAACCAGTGGATTCCGGCTTTGTTATTCCTGGGGTGTCCGTTGCTCCTAATCAATACCCTGATGTATGTATTTTTACATAAGGATCAGGATAATAAAAAGATCGATAGAAAATACCAGGTCGGTTTTGCGACCACCAAAGGAAAATTTAAACTGGAGAATATTAAACGCGGTGCTTCCGTTATTGGCTCTGCCGGAAGCGGGAAGACCGAAAGCGTGGTGTATGGCTTTTTAAAGCATTTTCAAAAAGAAAATTTTTGTGGGGTGATTCACGACTATAAAGATTTTGAGCTCACTGAAATGGCCTACCCGCTTTTTAAAGACCGGGAAATTCCTTTTAAGGTGATTTCCTTTGATAAAATCATCCATAGGGTGAATCCCATCGCTCTAAGATACCTGGAAAACGAGGAAAGCGTCAATGAAGTCTCCCGGGTACTAGTGGAAAACCTCCTCGAACAACGGGAATCAGGTACCTCGGGGACTACAAAATTTTTTAATGATGCCGCAGAAGGGCTAATCGGAGGATTGATCTGGAAATTAAAAACTGATTATCCGAAGTTTTGTACCCTCCCGCACCTTATCGCTATCTACCAATACCTGGATACCGATAGCCTGATCCAGTTTTTGGAAACCAATACCACCTCCCGAGCGATGGCCGATGCCTTTATTAGCGGTAAAGATTCTGAGCGGCAAACGGCCGGGGTAAAAAGTACCCTGGCCAATGCCCTTAAAAGGATCAGTACCCAACAGATTTTTATGGTCCTTTCTAAAGATGAAGTACCACTTCATATTAATAGTGAGCAAAACCCTTCGGTTATTTCCGTAGTGAACAATCCCAAATACGAAGCTTCCTACTCTCCGGTCATAGCCACCATCATCCATACCATAACTAAGCAAATGAGTGTGCGTAATTCCAAAGCTTCCTTCCTGCTGATGGAAGAGGCACCGACTCTTCGTTTGCTGAATATGCACCGCATTCCGGCCACTTTGAGGAGTTATGATATCGCTACAATTTATGTAATGCAGGATAAGATCCAAAACGATATGATGTATGGGGATAAAGCCAGCAAGGCTATATTAAGTAACCTGTCCTATCAGTTTTTTGGGAAGGTTAATGATCCCGACACCGCGAAATACTACGAGCGCTTTTTTGAAATTGTGAAGAAACCCACCACCAGTGTGAATCGCGGGTACAGTCTTGATTTTGATACTCGGGTAACCACCGGAGAGAAGGAAATCCCAAAAATCCGTGCCGATGTTTTCTTCCGTCTGAAACAGGGAGAGTTTATAACCTACGCCGATGGTAAGGATAAAAAAATACAGTTTAAACTGCAGAAGATTGGGCGAGATCTACCTTCGGCTAAAGAACAAAAACCTTATTCTAAAGCTGATTTGGAATCTAATTTTGAAAGAGTTTATAAGGAGGCCAGGTCTATATTTGAGTAA
- the mobB gene encoding MobB family relaxase, whose product MYITITPQKLGGNYSQSSAGFVSYLEKENEGVAEEAKEHFFNQYKDAINPEKVVKEIDNNTAKLKKKEPKFYSITVSPSKYELKRLQNSSKDLQRYTRELMKDYVACFNREIDRRPININDIKYYAKIEHTRSFKGIDRQIRENQPYATKILQLKSEIRKIETGLMQGSIQKREKEIEKLEARAPHRQDGKRIVQGMPKAGNQSHIHIIVSRKDASNSVSLSPGSKYKASEVNFNGKTVKRGFDRDRFFEKAEKTFDKTFGYQRNFVETYTARKEFIKNPNHYFTALMGLPANEKALAFKLIRESGIPMMPSIPTSQAQLALKIFNRLKKGVEVAVKSSSIGI is encoded by the coding sequence ATGTATATCACCATTACACCTCAAAAGTTAGGCGGGAATTACTCGCAAAGTTCGGCCGGTTTTGTTAGCTACCTGGAAAAAGAAAATGAAGGGGTAGCGGAAGAAGCAAAGGAACATTTCTTTAATCAATATAAGGATGCCATAAACCCGGAGAAAGTTGTCAAAGAAATTGATAACAATACCGCCAAGCTCAAAAAGAAAGAACCGAAGTTCTATTCCATTACCGTTAGCCCTTCCAAATACGAATTAAAACGGCTGCAAAATAGTAGTAAGGATCTACAAAGGTATACCCGGGAACTGATGAAAGATTATGTGGCCTGTTTTAACCGGGAAATAGACAGAAGGCCGATTAATATTAATGATATTAAATATTACGCTAAAATTGAACATACCCGAAGCTTTAAAGGTATCGACCGCCAGATTCGGGAAAACCAGCCTTATGCGACCAAAATCCTTCAACTCAAAAGTGAAATCCGAAAAATAGAAACCGGTCTGATGCAGGGAAGTATTCAAAAACGGGAAAAGGAAATTGAGAAACTGGAAGCCAGGGCTCCACATCGGCAAGATGGTAAGCGAATCGTACAGGGGATGCCCAAAGCAGGAAACCAAAGCCATATCCATATTATCGTAAGTAGAAAGGATGCCTCTAATTCGGTAAGCTTGTCCCCGGGTAGTAAATACAAAGCTTCAGAAGTTAACTTTAATGGCAAGACCGTTAAACGCGGATTTGACCGGGACCGCTTTTTTGAAAAGGCAGAAAAGACCTTTGATAAAACTTTCGGTTACCAGCGTAACTTTGTGGAAACCTATACGGCACGAAAGGAATTTATCAAAAACCCGAACCACTATTTTACCGCGCTAATGGGATTACCGGCTAACGAAAAAGCACTTGCTTTTAAGCTCATTCGGGAATCAGGTATCCCGATGATGCCCAGCATTCCAACTTCCCAGGCACAACTTGCCCTCAAAATTTTTAACAGGCTCAAAAAAGGGGTAGAGGTAGCCGTTAAATCAAGTTCAATCGGAATTTAA
- a CDS encoding BfmA/BtgA family mobilization protein has product MDSFIGIRFKKETAKRFQEFSRIHFKSHTEALETMLDFFFYNEISPHEKLGPTGRTIEASFKKRINAVIAIMRDMEKTQTKPTAAMIASLFQSEAPPKKPLILEKKILREKKDGIPKQEQDGRGEKNFSDNNL; this is encoded by the coding sequence ATGGACTCATTTATCGGCATCAGGTTCAAAAAGGAAACAGCAAAACGTTTTCAGGAATTTTCAAGAATACACTTCAAATCACACACCGAAGCTCTGGAAACAATGCTCGACTTTTTCTTCTATAACGAAATCTCTCCCCACGAAAAATTAGGCCCAACCGGCAGGACTATCGAAGCTTCTTTTAAGAAACGTATCAATGCGGTTATTGCCATTATGCGTGATATGGAAAAAACGCAAACCAAACCTACCGCGGCGATGATCGCCTCACTTTTCCAAAGCGAAGCACCTCCAAAGAAACCACTCATCCTGGAAAAGAAAATCCTCCGGGAGAAAAAAGATGGTATTCCCAAACAGGAACAAGATGGTAGGGGTGAAAAGAATTTTTCTGATAATAACCTGTAA
- a CDS encoding RadC family protein: MKSKVNEIAISYTGSLKTNLLPKISSSRSAADLAFAQWNKNEIELQETFKIMLLNNANKVKGIYEVSKGGITGTLVDVRILFAVVLKSLTTALILLHNHPSGTLRPSEADKSLTRKIKNAASFFDVKVLDHIILMPDGNYYSFADEGIL, translated from the coding sequence ATGAAATCCAAAGTTAATGAAATAGCGATAAGCTACACCGGAAGTTTAAAAACAAATTTGCTACCCAAAATTTCAAGTTCCAGAAGTGCAGCAGATTTAGCGTTCGCACAATGGAATAAAAACGAGATCGAACTGCAGGAAACTTTTAAAATAATGCTACTTAATAATGCTAATAAAGTAAAAGGTATTTACGAAGTTTCTAAAGGAGGTATTACCGGGACACTGGTCGATGTTCGAATCTTATTCGCAGTTGTATTAAAGTCTTTAACCACGGCACTAATCTTATTGCATAATCACCCCAGCGGAACCCTTAGACCAAGTGAAGCGGATAAAAGCCTGACCAGGAAAATTAAAAATGCGGCATCATTTTTTGATGTGAAAGTCCTGGATCATATTATCCTTATGCCTGATGGTAATTACTACAGTTTTGCAGATGAAGGAATTTTGTAA
- a CDS encoding single-stranded DNA-binding protein — MSNLRNQVQLIGNVGNTPEIKNFESGKKVSTFSLATNEYYHKEGEKIQQTDWHNVVAWGKQAELIEKYVDKGKEVAIRGKLTSRSYETETGEKRYVTEILVSEILFLGSNESSFN, encoded by the coding sequence ATGAGTAATCTAAGAAACCAAGTACAGTTAATCGGAAATGTGGGGAACACCCCGGAAATCAAAAACTTTGAAAGTGGAAAAAAAGTAAGCACTTTTTCACTGGCTACCAATGAATACTACCACAAGGAAGGGGAAAAAATTCAACAAACCGACTGGCACAATGTAGTGGCCTGGGGAAAGCAGGCTGAGCTTATCGAGAAATATGTCGATAAAGGTAAAGAAGTGGCCATCCGCGGAAAACTAACTTCCAGATCCTATGAAACCGAAACAGGAGAAAAAAGATATGTAACTGAAATTTTAGTAAGTGAAATCCTGTTTTTAGGTAGTAATGAAAGTTCATTTAATTAA
- a CDS encoding metalloregulator ArsR/SmtB family transcription factor: MSLEITCTRNEADHKQILRCKNTIDKSSSSFQTMSKILTLAGNEVRLKILFLLDMENELCPCDIADILEMSVPAVSQHIRKIKDAGIISSRREGQTLFYSLNDGGEKILSYIFQGIKQSKIAV, translated from the coding sequence ATGAGTTTAGAAATAACCTGTACCAGAAATGAAGCTGATCATAAGCAAATATTACGCTGTAAGAACACTATTGACAAATCTTCTTCCAGCTTTCAAACAATGAGTAAAATTTTAACGCTTGCGGGAAATGAGGTACGTTTAAAAATCCTTTTCCTGTTAGATATGGAAAATGAACTTTGTCCTTGTGATATCGCTGATATTTTGGAAATGAGCGTGCCGGCAGTTTCCCAGCATATCCGGAAAATCAAAGATGCCGGTATCATTTCGTCACGACGGGAAGGTCAAACCCTATTTTATTCTTTAAACGATGGAGGGGAAAAAATCCTTTCTTATATATTTCAAGGAATAAAACAATCTAAAATAGCCGTTTAA
- the merTP gene encoding mercuric transport protein MerTP, which produces MKTNSKSPKKNESSGLLGAGLLTAAAASLCCITPILALISGSAGIASSFSWMEPFRPYLIGITILVLAFAWYQKLKPKTQEEIDCACDEDEKPSFFKSKAFLGIVTIFSVLMLAFPYYSEIFYPDNKKDIVVVSQSDIQTIKFDVEGMTCAGCEESVKHAVNQLDGILDVIPSYENKNTEVKFDNTKTSKEDIEKAINSTGYKVVHK; this is translated from the coding sequence ATGAAAACGAATTCTAAATCACCTAAAAAAAATGAATCCAGCGGACTTTTAGGAGCTGGATTGCTTACAGCGGCGGCGGCCTCACTTTGCTGTATCACACCGATATTGGCCTTGATTTCAGGCAGCGCCGGCATCGCCTCCTCTTTTTCCTGGATGGAACCCTTCAGACCATATCTTATTGGTATTACCATCTTAGTACTGGCTTTTGCCTGGTATCAAAAATTAAAACCAAAAACCCAGGAGGAGATAGACTGTGCCTGTGATGAAGACGAAAAGCCTTCTTTCTTTAAATCCAAAGCTTTTCTGGGTATAGTTACTATTTTCTCCGTGTTAATGTTGGCTTTTCCTTACTATTCTGAAATCTTTTATCCTGATAATAAAAAAGATATTGTAGTGGTGAGCCAGTCAGATATTCAAACTATAAAGTTTGATGTTGAGGGAATGACTTGTGCTGGTTGTGAAGAAAGCGTAAAACACGCAGTAAATCAATTGGATGGGATTTTAGATGTAATCCCTTCTTATGAAAATAAAAACACCGAGGTTAAATTTGATAATACAAAAACTTCTAAAGAAGATATTGAAAAAGCGATTAATTCTACCGGATATAAAGTGGTACATAAGTAA